In Sphingobium sp. B2D3C, a genomic segment contains:
- a CDS encoding MgtC/SapB family protein, producing the protein MDLNPGTPLHWVDGEVMLRLGIAALLGLALGLDRELRGHAAGLRTHGLICFSAAVMTVSSISLYRQLATGQSGMDPLRIFEATGTFVGIIAAGLIVFSKGEVHNLTTAAHIWLATVVGIACGAAQWPLVLVASIVSVVMLTFLRLVERRWIEPRLAERASDKEKEKS; encoded by the coding sequence ATGGATCTCAACCCCGGAACGCCGCTGCATTGGGTCGATGGGGAGGTGATGCTGCGGCTGGGTATCGCGGCCCTGCTGGGATTGGCGTTGGGGCTGGACCGGGAATTGCGCGGACACGCTGCCGGGCTCCGCACTCATGGGCTCATCTGCTTCAGCGCGGCGGTGATGACGGTGAGCTCGATCTCGCTCTATCGCCAGCTTGCGACCGGCCAGTCGGGCATGGACCCGCTGCGTATCTTTGAGGCGACGGGGACGTTCGTCGGCATCATTGCGGCAGGCCTCATCGTCTTCAGCAAGGGTGAGGTCCATAATCTTACCACCGCCGCCCACATCTGGCTGGCGACCGTGGTGGGCATCGCGTGCGGCGCAGCGCAGTGGCCGCTGGTTTTGGTGGCGAGCATCGTGTCGGTGGTGATGCTGACCTTTCTGCGGCTGGTGGAGCGGCGCTGGATCGAGCCTCGCCTCGCAGAAAGGGCGTCCGACAAGGAAAAGGAGAAGAGCTGA
- the gspJ gene encoding type II secretion system minor pseudopilin GspJ translates to MTDVYALGRAHAGEEGFTLIELLVAVMIFAMLATAGVVLLRTSVDGQAAIGRNLDALADVQRGVSLLDADLSQAVTRISRTEAGTFAPAFFGRAAQSEEPLIQFVRGGWSNPATLRRPTLQKIEYWWRDGRLERIGYPVLDGAQPPAPSVLFEHVTALSLRYRARNGAWQDRWAPARPTELPTVVEITVERRSAAPVTLRFPVGTAMYQPPAEGAEAASAP, encoded by the coding sequence GTGACTGACGTGTACGCTCTGGGCCGTGCCCATGCGGGCGAGGAGGGTTTTACCCTCATCGAGCTGCTGGTGGCGGTGATGATCTTCGCCATGCTCGCGACGGCCGGTGTCGTGCTGCTGCGCACCAGCGTGGACGGGCAGGCCGCGATCGGCCGCAATCTCGATGCGCTGGCCGATGTGCAGCGTGGTGTGTCCCTGCTCGATGCCGATCTCTCGCAGGCTGTGACGCGCATCAGCCGGACGGAGGCCGGAACGTTCGCGCCGGCTTTTTTCGGCCGCGCCGCGCAGAGCGAGGAGCCGCTGATCCAGTTCGTGCGCGGAGGTTGGAGCAATCCTGCCACATTGCGCCGACCGACCTTGCAGAAGATCGAATATTGGTGGCGGGACGGGCGGCTGGAACGCATCGGCTACCCGGTGCTCGATGGCGCGCAGCCGCCGGCCCCATCCGTGCTGTTCGAGCATGTGACCGCGCTCAGCCTGCGCTACCGGGCGCGCAATGGCGCCTGGCAGGACCGCTGGGCGCCCGCCCGGCCGACCGAACTGCCGACCGTCGTCGAAATCACCGTGGAGCGCCGGAGCGCCGCGCCAGTGACGCTGCGCTTTCCGGTCGGCACGGCCATGTATCAGCCGCCGGCTGAAGGGGCGGAGGCTGCCAGTGCGCCCTGA
- a CDS encoding GspH/FimT family pseudopilin, producing MPVLSAPRGSAGFTLVELMVVIAIIGLISGAVVVTMADPRGRVSGDVDRFAGRVRAARDSAIVAGRPVALWVSTTAYGFERRAQGQWEPITEGPLAAHDWSGETRAALGQQTRLRVMFDSVGQADQRLDFALERDGQKLPVRMTLDGKVTSGD from the coding sequence TTGCCCGTCCTGTCCGCACCCCGCGGTTCTGCCGGTTTTACGCTGGTCGAGCTGATGGTCGTCATCGCGATCATCGGGCTGATCTCGGGCGCGGTTGTCGTCACCATGGCCGATCCGCGCGGGCGGGTTTCGGGCGATGTGGACCGTTTTGCCGGGCGCGTGCGTGCCGCGCGGGACAGCGCCATCGTCGCAGGCCGGCCGGTTGCCTTGTGGGTCTCCACCACCGCTTATGGCTTCGAGCGGCGAGCGCAGGGGCAGTGGGAGCCGATCACGGAAGGGCCGCTCGCGGCGCATGACTGGTCCGGCGAGACCCGCGCCGCGCTCGGCCAGCAGACGCGCCTGCGGGTGATGTTCGACAGCGTGGGGCAGGCCGATCAGCGGCTCGATTTTGCGCTGGAGCGTGACGGGCAGAAGCTGCCGGTGCGCATGACGCTGGATGGCAAGGTGACCAGCGGTGACTGA
- a CDS encoding type II secretion system protein M, with amino-acid sequence MQGLRTWWANHSLAERRFMAGLGIVALLIFLWLGVWRPVNDGLAAGWERQGAALDRYASVRAMVAELRQKPQKRAQGERLAVDQRIGQTAAEAGFTLDRADQQGQGRMSVNIASARVGPLLQWIARLEADGVAVQTISIVPGAAEGTVSVQAVFQETRP; translated from the coding sequence ATGCAGGGGCTGCGGACCTGGTGGGCCAATCACAGCCTGGCCGAGCGTCGCTTCATGGCGGGGCTGGGCATCGTGGCATTGCTGATCTTTCTGTGGCTGGGCGTCTGGCGTCCGGTCAATGATGGCCTGGCAGCCGGCTGGGAGCGACAAGGCGCCGCGCTGGATCGCTATGCGTCGGTGCGGGCTATGGTCGCGGAATTGCGCCAGAAGCCGCAAAAGCGCGCGCAGGGCGAGCGCCTCGCGGTCGATCAACGCATCGGCCAGACAGCAGCGGAAGCGGGCTTCACGCTCGATCGCGCCGACCAGCAGGGGCAAGGCCGCATGTCGGTGAACATCGCCTCGGCGCGCGTCGGGCCATTGCTGCAATGGATCGCGCGTCTGGAGGCGGACGGGGTCGCGGTCCAGACGATCAGCATCGTCCCCGGCGCGGCAGAAGGCACCGTCTCCGTACAGGCCGTGTTCCAGGAGACGCGGCCATGA
- a CDS encoding Ku protein: protein MAARAYWRGQIKLALVSIPVEVFSATRSGAKIAFHQVHEPSGKRIRYEKVAPGVGPVDRDEIMKGFEVSKGQYVLLDDEEIEAVKIESRKTLDLVQFVDASEIDVLYYDKPYYVVPADDLAEEAYVVLRDALRQAKKVGLGQLSVRGREQLVSIKPCGRGLVMEVLRYADEVVKAQGFFRDIGDTKPEADLLDLATALIDKKSAPFHPAEFQDRYIEALEGLIEKKRKAKGGKRILEDAEEASRPGGSNVIDLMAALKKSVGDGGAAKKGGTTKSAPAKSRATTSKSAKAPASKAAGSRATASRSSSRKSA, encoded by the coding sequence ATGGCAGCGCGTGCATATTGGCGTGGGCAGATCAAGCTGGCGCTCGTTTCGATCCCCGTGGAGGTCTTTTCCGCCACGCGCTCGGGCGCCAAGATCGCCTTTCATCAGGTCCATGAACCGAGCGGCAAGCGCATCCGCTATGAGAAGGTCGCGCCCGGCGTCGGGCCGGTGGATCGCGACGAGATCATGAAGGGCTTCGAGGTTTCCAAGGGGCAGTATGTGCTGCTCGATGATGAGGAAATCGAGGCCGTGAAGATCGAGAGTCGCAAGACGCTGGACCTCGTCCAGTTCGTGGACGCCAGCGAGATCGACGTGCTCTATTACGACAAGCCTTATTATGTCGTGCCGGCTGACGATCTGGCCGAGGAAGCCTATGTGGTGCTGCGCGATGCCCTGCGGCAGGCGAAGAAGGTCGGCCTTGGCCAGCTCTCCGTGCGCGGCCGCGAGCAGCTGGTTTCCATCAAGCCGTGCGGGCGCGGGCTGGTGATGGAAGTGTTGCGCTACGCCGACGAGGTGGTGAAGGCACAGGGCTTTTTCCGCGATATCGGCGACACCAAGCCGGAGGCCGATCTGCTCGACCTCGCCACCGCGCTGATCGACAAGAAAAGCGCGCCGTTCCACCCGGCCGAATTTCAGGATCGCTACATCGAGGCGCTCGAGGGGTTGATCGAGAAAAAGCGCAAGGCGAAGGGCGGCAAGCGCATCCTCGAGGATGCCGAGGAGGCGAGCCGGCCCGGCGGCAGCAATGTTATCGATCTGATGGCTGCGCTCAAGAAGTCGGTTGGCGATGGCGGGGCTGCCAAGAAGGGCGGCACAACCAAGAGCGCGCCCGCCAAGAGCCGGGCAACCACCAGCAAGAGCGCCAAGGCTCCGGCCTCGAAGGCGGCGGGAAGCCGGGCAACCGCATCACGGTCGAGCAGCCGCAAGAGCGCCTGA
- the ligD gene encoding DNA ligase D has translation MPRKSPLADYDAKRDFTRTPEPAGKQERSPDGNLFIVQKHDATRLHWDFRLEVDGVLKSWAVTKGPSVDPDDKRLAVRTEDHPLSYATFEGIIPKGEYGGGTVMLWDKGSWAPVEGKSAKDIEKGHLHFRLEGERMKGEWLLVRMKPRPGEKRENWLLRKIDDAFASTGDVLVEQSLTSVLTDRTMAEIAADTAGAQSLAGKKGKAFTQAMEAAAAHNDKAAKKAAAPERRASKAQSKAKRPDFQSVQLATLVDAVPTGNEWMHEVKFDGYRALAAVNGTDVRLFTRSGLDWTDKFQPIADALAALDLPPALIDGETVALGKGGNPDFSTLQAALKGEGKAALSFFAFDLLSLDGTDLRASSNIERKERLESLLHAAQPPLHVADHVIGAGEKLFSAMCKAGGEGIISKRIDAPYRGARTRNWLKVKCTLRQEFVLIGWTRSSAKGRPFASLLLGQREGEELVYKGKVGTGFDAATMDDLAARFATRARKTPAAEVPRAEARGAQWIKPDLVAEVAFAEFTGDGRVRHGSFLGLRSDKDATAVTPEKKAPAPKAKSEVPISNRERVIFPESGQTKGDLADYYAAMAPIMLPFVSDRPISLVRCPQGRAKQCFFQKHDSGSFGAHVHHVPIREKDGGTEDYLYVQDAEGLLACVQMGTIEFHGWAARASDVEHPDKMIFDLDPDEALDFSEIIRAARDIRRRLEDIGLVSFAMLSGGKGVHVVVPLTPGHDWDTHKDFSHRFAEAMSMAEPERFVATMSKAKRKGRIFIDYLRNQRGGTAVVPYSARARAGAPVAVPISWEELEDAKDAHPFSIADAEALIERSRDKALRGWGLMAQGLPEL, from the coding sequence ATGCCCCGCAAGAGCCCCCTTGCCGATTATGACGCCAAGCGCGATTTCACGCGGACGCCCGAGCCGGCTGGCAAGCAGGAGCGCAGCCCCGATGGCAATTTGTTCATCGTGCAAAAGCATGATGCGACGCGGCTGCACTGGGACTTCCGGCTGGAGGTGGACGGCGTGCTCAAGAGCTGGGCGGTGACCAAGGGGCCGAGCGTGGACCCGGACGACAAGCGCCTCGCCGTGCGCACGGAGGATCATCCGCTCTCCTACGCGACGTTCGAGGGGATCATCCCCAAGGGCGAATATGGCGGCGGCACGGTGATGCTGTGGGACAAGGGAAGCTGGGCGCCGGTGGAAGGCAAGAGCGCCAAGGACATCGAAAAGGGCCATCTCCATTTCCGGCTGGAAGGCGAGCGGATGAAGGGCGAATGGCTGCTGGTGCGCATGAAGCCGCGCCCCGGCGAAAAGCGCGAGAACTGGCTGCTGCGCAAGATCGACGACGCCTTCGCCAGCACCGGCGACGTTCTGGTGGAGCAATCGCTGACGTCCGTGCTCACCGACCGCACCATGGCGGAGATCGCGGCGGATACGGCGGGCGCGCAGTCGCTGGCCGGCAAGAAGGGCAAGGCCTTTACCCAGGCGATGGAGGCCGCCGCTGCGCATAATGACAAGGCTGCCAAGAAGGCGGCGGCGCCTGAGCGCCGGGCGTCGAAAGCTCAGTCGAAAGCCAAGCGGCCGGATTTCCAGTCCGTGCAGCTGGCGACCCTGGTCGACGCGGTGCCAACGGGCAATGAGTGGATGCACGAGGTCAAGTTCGACGGCTATCGTGCGCTCGCGGCCGTGAACGGGACGGATGTTCGGCTCTTCACGCGCAGCGGCCTCGACTGGACGGATAAGTTTCAGCCCATTGCCGATGCCCTTGCCGCGCTGGACCTGCCGCCCGCGCTGATTGACGGCGAGACCGTGGCGCTGGGTAAGGGCGGCAATCCCGATTTCTCGACGTTGCAGGCCGCGTTGAAGGGTGAGGGCAAGGCTGCGCTGAGCTTCTTCGCCTTCGATCTGCTGAGCCTCGATGGCACGGACCTGCGCGCCAGCTCGAACATCGAGCGCAAGGAGCGGCTGGAATCGCTGCTCCACGCGGCACAGCCCCCGCTGCACGTTGCCGATCATGTCATTGGCGCGGGCGAAAAGCTATTTTCCGCCATGTGCAAGGCGGGTGGCGAGGGGATTATCTCCAAGCGCATCGACGCGCCCTATCGCGGCGCGCGGACCCGCAACTGGCTCAAGGTCAAATGTACGCTGCGGCAGGAGTTCGTGCTGATCGGCTGGACCCGCAGCAGCGCCAAGGGGCGTCCGTTTGCCTCACTTCTGCTAGGCCAGCGAGAGGGGGAGGAGCTGGTCTACAAAGGCAAGGTCGGCACCGGCTTCGATGCGGCGACGATGGACGATCTCGCGGCCCGCTTCGCCACCCGCGCGCGCAAGACCCCGGCGGCCGAGGTGCCTCGGGCCGAGGCACGCGGCGCGCAGTGGATCAAGCCGGATCTGGTTGCCGAGGTGGCCTTTGCGGAATTCACCGGCGACGGCCGAGTTCGGCATGGCAGCTTCCTGGGGCTGCGCAGCGACAAGGACGCGACCGCAGTGACGCCCGAAAAGAAAGCCCCCGCACCCAAGGCGAAGAGCGAAGTGCCGATCTCCAACCGGGAGCGTGTGATCTTCCCCGAGAGCGGGCAGACCAAGGGCGATCTGGCCGATTATTATGCGGCGATGGCGCCGATCATGCTGCCTTTCGTGTCGGATCGGCCGATCAGCCTCGTGCGCTGCCCGCAGGGCCGGGCCAAACAATGTTTTTTCCAGAAGCATGATAGCGGCTCGTTCGGTGCCCATGTGCATCATGTGCCCATCCGCGAGAAGGATGGCGGCACGGAGGATTATCTCTACGTGCAGGACGCTGAGGGCCTGCTCGCCTGCGTGCAGATGGGGACCATCGAATTCCACGGCTGGGCCGCGCGGGCCAGCGATGTCGAGCATCCCGACAAGATGATCTTCGATCTCGATCCCGATGAGGCGCTGGATTTCTCCGAGATCATCCGCGCGGCCCGGGATATCCGCCGGCGGTTGGAGGATATCGGGCTGGTCAGCTTTGCCATGCTGTCCGGCGGCAAGGGCGTGCATGTGGTCGTTCCGCTCACGCCGGGGCATGATTGGGATACGCACAAGGATTTCTCGCATCGCTTCGCAGAGGCGATGAGCATGGCCGAGCCGGAGCGCTTCGTCGCCACGATGAGCAAGGCCAAGCGCAAGGGGCGCATCTTCATCGATTATCTGCGCAACCAGCGGGGCGGCACGGCGGTGGTGCCCTATTCGGCCCGCGCCCGCGCTGGCGCGCCGGTTGCGGTGCCGATCAGCTGGGAGGAGCTGGAGGATGCGAAGGACGCGCATCCGTTCAGCATCGCGGATGCGGAGGCCTTGATCGAACGGTCACGGGACAAGGCGCTGCGGGGCTGGGGATTGATGGCGCAGGGCTTGCCGGAATTGTGA
- the gspI gene encoding type II secretion system minor pseudopilin GspI, giving the protein MRRGTPGHRQGLPVPRRACASAGFTLLEMLVALAIFSLAALALVRLQGVSARTSVDLNSRTMAQIVARNLMIERMTDPQPPALGASNGVAENGGRKWPWIQRVDKGEDGRLLIVTVRVDAGPGQSPAVLTFGRPAQ; this is encoded by the coding sequence ATGAGGCGGGGCACGCCCGGTCATCGGCAGGGCTTGCCCGTGCCGCGCCGCGCGTGCGCATCCGCCGGTTTCACCTTGCTGGAAATGCTGGTCGCCCTTGCCATCTTCAGCCTCGCCGCGCTGGCGCTGGTGCGCCTGCAAGGCGTCTCGGCTCGGACCTCGGTCGATCTCAACAGCCGCACCATGGCGCAGATCGTCGCGCGCAACCTCATGATCGAGCGCATGACCGATCCGCAGCCCCCGGCGCTGGGCGCGAGCAACGGCGTGGCCGAGAATGGCGGCCGCAAATGGCCGTGGATTCAGCGGGTCGACAAGGGGGAAGACGGGCGCCTGCTCATCGTGACGGTGCGTGTGGATGCCGGGCCGGGCCAGTCGCCTGCCGTCCTCACCTTCGGGCGGCCGGCGCAATGA
- the gspG gene encoding type II secretion system major pseudopilin GspG: MKFARFLASSLRRKARRSRSFGPALRGSQRPSEQGFTLIELLVVIVIIGLLGTIVAINVFGALGTSNVAKAKADISVIESALEQYRLDNLTYPSTSDGLNALTAPPPGLAQPERYRVGGYVKKLPNDPWGKPYQYAAPGRRGAFDVYSLGADGQTGGEGENADIYSSDL, translated from the coding sequence ATGAAGTTCGCGCGTTTTCTCGCTTCCTCCCTCCGCCGCAAGGCACGGCGGTCGCGATCCTTCGGGCCTGCCCTGCGGGGGTCGCAGCGGCCGAGCGAGCAGGGCTTCACGCTGATCGAACTGCTGGTGGTGATCGTCATCATCGGCCTGCTCGGCACCATCGTGGCGATCAACGTGTTCGGCGCTCTCGGCACCAGCAATGTCGCCAAGGCGAAGGCCGATATCTCCGTCATCGAATCGGCGCTGGAGCAGTATCGGCTGGATAACCTGACCTATCCCAGCACCAGCGATGGCCTGAACGCGCTCACCGCGCCCCCGCCGGGACTGGCGCAGCCGGAGCGCTATCGCGTCGGCGGGTACGTCAAGAAGCTGCCGAACGATCCCTGGGGCAAGCCCTATCAATATGCCGCTCCCGGCCGTCGCGGCGCCTTCGACGTCTATTCGCTGGGCGCCGACGGCCAGACAGGAGGCGAGGGCGAGAATGCCGACATCTATTCGAGCGATCTTTAA
- the gspK gene encoding type II secretion system minor pseudopilin GspK, giving the protein MRPDPLHASAATPTRERGAALLTVLLLVAILSVVTAVALDRLTLASRMTRNIVSADQGRAYLLTGEQMVANLVSDLVAVNADRTTLQGGWLGRDQTISVPGGAVTVQLVDRGNCFNLNSLVVGPEPAGGVEGDASTMQLAARPVGIAQFAALMRLLGVDQNAATQIAISAADWIDSDSEPGNGGAEDNYYAGFDPPYRAANTLMADPSELLMVNAMTPQVYQRIRPWVCALPTTRLSPININTLLPGQAVLLAMLAPDGLGLEQARQVLAQRPADGYGSVNAFWSLPQLVRLALPEDVKNQTVAKTRWFEATLRADLGGDQVSEIVLIDAETQPARLMRRQWGDES; this is encoded by the coding sequence GTGCGCCCTGACCCCCTTCATGCCAGCGCGGCAACGCCGACCCGTGAGCGGGGCGCTGCGCTGCTCACGGTGCTGCTGCTCGTGGCCATTCTTTCGGTCGTGACGGCGGTCGCGCTGGATCGGCTCACATTGGCGAGCCGGATGACCCGCAACATCGTCTCGGCCGATCAGGGCCGCGCCTATCTGCTGACCGGCGAGCAGATGGTGGCCAATCTGGTGAGCGACCTCGTGGCGGTGAACGCGGATCGTACCACCTTGCAGGGCGGCTGGCTGGGCCGCGACCAGACCATCTCCGTGCCCGGCGGCGCGGTGACCGTGCAGCTGGTGGATCGCGGCAATTGCTTCAATCTCAACAGTCTGGTCGTGGGGCCGGAGCCGGCGGGCGGGGTAGAGGGGGATGCCTCCACCATGCAACTCGCTGCCCGGCCGGTCGGCATCGCCCAGTTCGCGGCGCTGATGCGCTTGCTCGGCGTCGATCAGAATGCGGCCACGCAAATCGCGATTTCCGCCGCCGACTGGATCGACAGCGATTCAGAGCCGGGCAATGGCGGCGCGGAGGACAATTATTATGCGGGGTTCGATCCGCCCTATCGCGCGGCCAACACATTGATGGCCGATCCGAGCGAGCTGCTGATGGTCAATGCCATGACGCCGCAGGTCTATCAGCGCATCCGCCCCTGGGTTTGCGCCTTGCCGACGACGCGGCTCTCGCCGATCAATATCAATACGCTGCTGCCGGGGCAGGCGGTGCTGCTGGCGATGCTCGCGCCGGACGGCCTTGGGCTCGAACAGGCGCGGCAGGTGCTGGCGCAGCGCCCTGCGGATGGGTATGGCAGTGTGAACGCCTTCTGGTCTCTCCCGCAGCTTGTCAGGCTTGCGTTGCCCGAGGATGTGAAGAACCAGACTGTGGCCAAGACGCGCTGGTTCGAGGCGACGTTGCGGGCGGATCTCGGGGGAGACCAGGTGAGTGAGATTGTGCTGATCGATGCGGAGACGCAGCCGGCCCGGCTGATGCGCCGCCAATGGGGTGACGAGAGTTGA
- the gspL gene encoding type II secretion system protein GspL, translated as MKHDYVIVLPRESDTPPVWYRVADEQIVRRGRGTEWFPPEQANETEPAVGHAMLVLPPQVTTLHFIACPGMTPRQGAAAARLMALEASIGDSDQLHAAVAANDDPDAAHVVAVTSRSAMAHWVDWAAEHGIAQASLVPSALLLPAPEDGFVHAPIGGADVVRGRDSAFDGSEPHAPLIIGEASLTRLPPDNVDEALLLALATPPLDLRQGAFARRAPAVFGKDRWRRMAIMLGFILLASLIVSLITIVRLNAEASRLDAQTVAIAQSVDPAVADAAGAEARVTALLGARGGRGGFTGTVAGLMSAMQVNASVTLTSINQGSDGALRVQLSANQAEEINEVLIAIQEAGWRISANAVQQRGARIVADITVVR; from the coding sequence TTGAAGCACGATTATGTCATTGTCCTCCCGCGCGAAAGCGACACGCCCCCGGTCTGGTATCGGGTGGCGGACGAGCAGATCGTGCGGCGCGGGCGCGGCACCGAATGGTTCCCGCCCGAGCAGGCGAACGAGACCGAGCCCGCCGTCGGCCACGCTATGCTGGTGCTGCCGCCGCAAGTGACGACGCTTCACTTCATTGCCTGCCCCGGCATGACGCCTCGGCAGGGGGCTGCCGCCGCGCGGCTTATGGCGCTGGAGGCGAGCATTGGCGATAGTGACCAGCTTCACGCCGCCGTCGCCGCCAATGACGATCCCGATGCGGCGCATGTGGTGGCCGTCACCAGCCGCAGCGCCATGGCGCATTGGGTGGACTGGGCGGCAGAGCATGGCATCGCGCAAGCAAGTCTCGTCCCTTCCGCTTTGCTGCTGCCGGCGCCCGAGGATGGCTTTGTCCATGCGCCCATCGGCGGCGCGGACGTGGTGCGCGGGCGCGACAGCGCGTTCGATGGCAGCGAGCCGCATGCGCCGCTCATCATCGGCGAGGCTTCACTGACCCGCCTGCCGCCGGATAATGTCGATGAGGCGCTGCTGCTGGCACTCGCCACGCCGCCGCTCGATCTGCGTCAAGGCGCGTTCGCCCGCCGCGCACCGGCGGTGTTCGGCAAGGATCGCTGGCGGCGCATGGCCATCATGCTCGGCTTCATCCTGCTGGCCAGCCTCATCGTCTCGCTCATCACCATCGTCCGGCTGAATGCGGAGGCCTCCCGGCTGGACGCGCAGACCGTGGCGATTGCGCAAAGCGTCGATCCTGCGGTGGCCGATGCCGCCGGTGCAGAGGCGCGCGTGACCGCCTTGCTCGGCGCGCGGGGCGGGCGCGGCGGGTTCACCGGCACGGTCGCCGGGCTGATGAGCGCCATGCAGGTCAATGCCAGTGTCACGCTCACCAGCATCAATCAGGGCAGCGATGGTGCGTTGCGGGTGCAACTGTCCGCCAATCAGGCCGAGGAGATCAATGAGGTGCTGATCGCCATTCAGGAGGCCGGCTGGCGGATCAGCGCCAATGCCGTGCAGCAGCGCGGCGCGCGGATCGTCGCCGACATCACGGTGGTGCGCTGA
- the gspN gene encoding type II secretion system protein N — MMAMVQTTRARIMLGVIFLIALLVTWPLYAAFALFGLKDMGVAARSLRGPIWWGGAEELQIRGVQLGTVDVFLSPIQLFVGRVRIDIVRRLGDRDDISGAFTLGLNRRGVDDVTGSVALGAPLAPLPVSRVEFEDMTVHFSGGMCTKAEGRVRARVPAIMSGLGLANGLAGAVRCAGDAVELPLVSQSGQEQLFVRIKQDGSYEATMRMRTTDPLIGAALGANGFQAVNGEQVLRTVGRF, encoded by the coding sequence ATGATGGCGATGGTCCAGACGACGCGGGCGCGCATCATGCTTGGCGTGATCTTCCTGATCGCGCTGCTGGTAACATGGCCGCTTTATGCCGCCTTCGCGCTGTTCGGCCTCAAGGACATGGGCGTCGCCGCCCGATCCCTGCGCGGGCCCATCTGGTGGGGTGGCGCCGAGGAGCTGCAAATCCGTGGGGTTCAGCTGGGCACGGTGGATGTGTTCCTCAGTCCCATCCAGTTGTTCGTGGGCCGCGTGCGCATCGACATCGTGCGGCGGCTGGGCGACCGCGATGATATCAGCGGGGCATTCACGCTGGGGCTCAACCGGCGCGGTGTCGACGATGTGACCGGATCGGTCGCGCTCGGCGCACCGCTGGCACCGCTGCCGGTGAGCCGGGTCGAGTTCGAGGATATGACCGTCCACTTCTCCGGCGGCATGTGCACCAAGGCGGAAGGGCGCGTGCGCGCGCGCGTGCCGGCGATCATGAGCGGGCTTGGCCTCGCCAATGGCCTTGCCGGCGCGGTGCGCTGCGCAGGCGATGCGGTGGAACTGCCGCTGGTCAGCCAGTCCGGTCAGGAGCAACTGTTCGTGCGGATCAAGCAGGACGGCAGCTATGAGGCAACGATGCGCATGCGCACAACCGATCCGCTGATCGGTGCGGCGCTGGGCGCCAACGGCTTTCAGGCGGTGAATGGCGAGCAGGTGCTGCGGACCGTCGGCCGGTTCTGA
- a CDS encoding prepilin peptidase, with translation MLGADLLRMALGCGLGLIAGSFLGAIVTRWPRGESVMRGRSACDACGRTLGAIDLIPLLSALRTRGRCRTCGARIDPAHVIMELGAAMIGGVCAWLLPLPAAALVAVALWILLALAVLDARHFWLPDALTLPLAVLGLTLGDWLVPAPFADRMIGAAIGYIGLFLLAMSYRRLRGREGLGLGDAKLLGAIGAWLGWQLLPVVLLLASVGGLIWAVILRLKGHALSGNMRLPFGTFLCLAAPLAARLAWTIAP, from the coding sequence ATGCTGGGGGCCGATCTGTTGCGCATGGCGCTGGGCTGCGGCCTTGGCCTGATCGCCGGCAGTTTTCTCGGTGCCATCGTCACCCGCTGGCCGCGGGGCGAATCGGTGATGCGCGGTCGCTCGGCCTGTGATGCATGCGGGCGGACATTGGGCGCGATCGACCTCATTCCACTGCTCAGCGCCTTGCGGACGCGCGGGCGATGCCGGACCTGCGGGGCCCGGATCGATCCGGCGCATGTTATCATGGAACTGGGCGCAGCCATGATCGGCGGGGTCTGCGCCTGGCTGCTACCGCTGCCCGCTGCCGCGCTGGTCGCGGTGGCGTTGTGGATCTTGCTGGCGCTGGCGGTGCTGGATGCACGCCATTTCTGGTTGCCCGATGCCTTGACGTTGCCGCTCGCCGTGCTGGGCCTCACGCTGGGCGACTGGCTGGTGCCCGCGCCTTTTGCGGATCGCATGATCGGCGCGGCCATCGGCTATATCGGCCTGTTCCTGCTGGCCATGAGCTACCGGCGCCTGCGCGGACGCGAGGGCCTTGGCCTTGGCGATGCCAAACTGCTTGGCGCCATCGGGGCGTGGCTCGGCTGGCAGCTGCTGCCGGTCGTGCTGCTGCTGGCCAGCGTGGGAGGGCTGATCTGGGCTGTCATCCTGCGTCTGAAGGGGCACGCGCTCTCCGGGAACATGCGCTTGCCGTTTGGCACTTTCCTCTGCCTCGCCGCACCGCTAGCGGCTCGACTTGCGTGGACCATCGCCCCATGA